The Antennarius striatus isolate MH-2024 chromosome 8, ASM4005453v1, whole genome shotgun sequence nucleotide sequence tcccagCTTGAAGACTGgatcctgacctttgaccccggcACCTGGTCACGTGTGCATGCAGTCGCTTTACAGAGCCACGAGCCAAATCGCTCCTGTCGGGCGGGGGCGGCGTTTAAACATGTGCCTGGTCTGACTCCTCCTACTGGGCTCGGCGCCGTCGCCTCGGCGCCGTCAGCAGGCAGTGGCTGCCAGGTCGCCGTGGCAACCGCACTATAACCACCAGAAACCGTCGTGTCAAAGGGAACGACCGTCAGTCAGAACCCGTCTGACAGGTGAGGGCGCCGCCCACACGGCACCGCCCAACGCCAGGATGATCGCACACACCCATAGAATGCTACGCTAGCGCCGTCAGGTTAGCTCCAGATTAGCTCCAGGTCATCTTCAGGTTAGCCTCAGGTTAGCTGCAGGTTAGCCTCTCAGCTTTGACTGAATTTATTCACGTGTTTCCTGTTATGTCTTGTTAGCCAGCTGGGTACTCAACAGTTGTTCCTGCAGGCGGCTAACTGTTAGCACGCCAAGAAGCTAACTCTAGTTCAGCTTGACCTACAGGCTACATTTATGCTAACTTACCCGTAACTGGTTCAGGATGTGGTTAAAATTAGCATCAATGTCCAATCTGTGTTCAGGTTAGCATTTTGGTTTCGCCTGATTGTTTAGTCACATGTTGACGCTGGTTAGCTGACAGCTAGTCACCTGTTTGGTGTTAGTTAGCAGAGCGCTAAGCCTGCTAGTATTGGTGTGAATGCATAAAGAGGCCTGGAGCCAATGCTAAGCTAAGTTAGTTTTCACATTCAGCACATGGAGAAAACATTTCAGACTGGTCTTTAGATGCTAAAGGCTAACTGCTAGCTAACCCCAGCTAAACAGAAGAAATACAAACCAAACGctcaaatttaacaaataatttagACGTGAAGTTTTGTTAGCAGTCGCTGCTAAtatttagggttggggttagctaggctaagctaggctaactcACTGATGTGCAGCTCTGATGATTTCTTTATGAGGGTTCAGTTGCCATTTTCCCATGATCCTCCTGGTGCCTGATGAGGCGTGCTAGCTAGCTGTTCCTGACTGGACGAGCTTTAAGGCATCACGCTAACCACAACCAACAGAACCGCCTGATGGCGCCATCATCAGGAGGAGAAAGGAACTGCCCACAATGACAGAACAAAGACCAGTGTCCTGGCGACGcctccagggtgtaccctgccccTTGCCCGTAGACAGCTGGGTTTAGCTCTGCAAGACGGGatggttaccatggcaacatgcTGGAGATCGCGCAGCGTTTGTAGAGCCGGGACCCTGTCACAGGGTCCAAGGTCGCCAGTGCCGACAGGAGGCGGGGTGCCGCTGCGTTCACTGGCGCCTCGGTGGGCGTGTCTCTCACCTGGACTGAAGGTCTGGAGCCGGACGGAGCGACCAGATGTCTGGAACCAGAACCCGGCGCCCCAAGACTGAAATAACGTGTGTGTAAAGTACAATGTGTGTAAAACACaagtgtgtaaaatacaagtgtgtaaaatacaagtGTGTAAAAAACAAGTGTGTAAAATACAACGTGTGTAAAATACAACGTGTGTAAAATACaatgtgtgtaaaatacaatgtgtgtaaatagCTGTTGACTTGAGCTGTACCTCTCTGAGACACCCGGGGCTGACACCCCGTCTCTGGGCCGACGCCCCGCCCCGGGCTCTGAGCTGACAGCCCATTGGTCCACgtcatgcttttatttattgctgtgattctatttattttcacgTCGGGTGTTTGAACGTTTGTCCTGTTTTCTTGATCAATAAAATTTGCTCCCATCTGTAGAAGTGGTCAGTGTCTGCGTAGTAGTGTTTATTAGACAGTAACTGTTTGGTGGTGATCAATCGGTATGATCAGCTTCCGGTGGTTCTGTCAGTTCTGAGCCAATCAGTGAATGACATCGTTTGTCTCGGGCTTCCTGTTTAATTCCTGTCGACCGCAAGTTGTAGTTGTCTGttaaaaacagcttttcatGGCAGGTCAGTcggtcatcttcagatcaccacctcTGTATCCAcggcagcgggtcacggggagcctgagcctatctcggcagcatcgggcgtgaggcgggggacactccgggcacgacgccagtgcaccgcggagccacacacgaaGACATacaaccaagcacacacacactcattcctacgggcaatttggaacggccaatcaacctgaagtgcatgcttttggaggtgggaggaagccagagaacccggaggaacccacgcagacacggggagagcgagagaactccacacagagcgggactcgaacccgtgtccgccgtgttgtgaggcgacagcggtaaccactgcgccaccgtgttcATAGCAGgggaattttaatttaaaaaaatgattcatggcattaaataatacaacataacattaaaatactaaaagtattttcaaataaaaatgttcgatgactaaaatattgatttatgtttaaatatattgacgttaatttttttttccattcagttTAATGATCACGTTAAGTTCGTGACTTCCGGTGGTTTCTGTGGGAGTTCCGGTGTGAGCGGGGTCCTCCACCGGGGGCGCTGCTGGCCGCTTTGAAGCCGCTCGAATCAAACGAAGAAGACGCGGAGCAGAAAGAAGCGTCGCGCCAGTTAGCAGCTGGCTAACCTCAGCTAGCATCACGGCATGTCAGCGGCGTCCAGGGTGGTCCTGGGAGTTTCTGTAGTCCTGAGTCTGAGCACTGTGGCCGGGGTCCACCTGAAGCAGAGCTGGGACCGACAGGTAACCGGCAGACGGACGGGAAGCGTTTGGCTAGCAGTTAGCTGTGGAGGGACACCGGTTAGCTCGTAGCTCGCTAACTACTAGCTAGCAGTTAGCTGCTGTCAGGCTGCTCTTATTTAAGGTCCCGTTTTTCGGTTGTGACGTCACACTGGTTCCGTTTGAACCGTAGTGGAGCTCGCTAGCattgccttcaaaataaaagcatcaaaagcCGAGGCTTGGCTTCAGTTAGACGTTAAATCAAGTTAAACACTCGTTTCAGACTCTATATACAGTCATCAATTTCGCATTTGTGCATCAatgctcacgacttcacctcatcgcggattttcgGTAGggagtcacgtgataccgtgctctcattctattggctgacggcatcctgacgTGTGTTACGTtcagtgagtctcggacttccgtgagacacaaaagtgttttaaaggtaatacagacccCCCCAGCGTGGGGGGgtcagaaggtggtttaatgtcagcgtgggggggtcagaaggtggtttaatgtcagtgtgggggggtcagaaggtggtttaatgtcagcgtgggggggtcagaaggtggtttaatgtcagcgtgggggggtcagaaggtggtttaatgtcagtgtgggggggtcagaaggtggtttaatgtcagcgtgggggggtcagaaggtggtttaatgtcagtgtgggggggtcagaaggTGGTTTGATGTCAGCGTGGGGGGGTCAGATGGTGGTGTAATATCGCGGTATTCGTTGATTGTGTTTCTTCCTGGAACACTGTAGTTCAACACCATCGATATTCAACCAGTGacctgttaccatgacaacaggaCCCTGATTGGTTTGAACGTTACTTGAGCCTGAACCTCctcgctgtgacatcatcctgTGACCTCACCAGCGCGTGACGCTGTGACCCTCTAGCGCCTCCACCAGGGCGTGGTCAGAGACCTGGAGCGTCTGAGCCGGAGGGAGGAGAACCTGCGCCTCCTGGAGGAGCAGAGGGCCCTGACGcgccagctggaggaggagcgccGCAGGCAGGCCGGGCTCCGCCCACACGACCACTGAGGAGGACCGATGGAGGGCGGTGGCGAGCCGGGGGGCGAGGACGAGGCGTCGGCGtgggaggggctggaggagggagaggtggagggagagacgcTGCTGATCGTGGAGTCGGAGGACCAGGGCTCGGTggacctgtcacatgaccagagcGGCGACTCGCTGACCAGCGACCTAGGCGAGGACGgcgaggggggcggggcctgggcCTGCGAGGACATGTCCTTCTACTGCGACTGCTGCCACAAGTGGGTCCTCACAGGTGAGAGCCGCCCCCAGGCGTGCCCCCCgcagtgggcggggctacgTGCTGACCCTGTCCCTCCCCCCCAGCCCATCTCCGTGGCGACCAGCCCAGCTACCTGAAGGGGGACAACTTTTTCAAGTTCGTGTGCGGCGACTGCGGCGAGGACGGGAAGGAGAGCTTTGAGCGCATGAGGCTCACCTGGCAGCAGGtgtgtggccccgcccccagccccGCCTCAGCCCCACCCTGCCCCCACTGAAGCTGTGTCGCCCCCAGGTGGTGATGCTGGCCATGTACAACCTGTCGCTGGAGGGGACGGGCCGCCAGGGCTACTTCCGCTGGAAGGAGGATATCTGCGCTTTCATTGGCCGACACTGGAGCTTCCTGCTGGGCACCAGGTGaggccacttcctgtttaccgcacacacttcctgtcactagatagatagatcgatagatagatcgataaaTAATTAATCCCACAGGAAATTGTATTGCTGCCACAGTTGTGTTAGCATTGAGTGAACTGCTTCCTGTGGCGCCCCCCCGACAGGAAGAAGACGTCCACCTGGTGGAGCACGGTGGCCGGCTGTCTGTCCGTCGGAAGCCCCGCCTTCTTCCGCTCAGGAGCTCAGGAGTTCGGAGAACCTGGTTGGTGGAAGCTGGTCCAGAaccgcccccccaccctgagACCCGCAGCGGACAAGTCCACCCCCAAGACAAAAGGTACCGCAAGCCCCACCCGCTTGGAGGGGTCAGCTCTGGTGGGAGGGGTTCAGATTTCTGGGTGGGGTTGTGTTGCTGGGCGTgtcctgacccctgacctctgccCCAGCCTCCAGGCCCCCCCTGGAGCCCACCATCACGGTGGGGGGGCTGAGGAAGCGGCGGGGGGGTAACCCCGTGGAGAGCGCCATGCAGCTAAAGGAGAAGCGTTCGCGGACGCAGGAGGCCAAGGACATCCGCCGCGCACAGAAGGAGGCGGGGGGCGagcccagccccgcccccacgccCTCTAAGGCGGGGGGGCGCATGGCGGGGCGTCGGCCCGAGCCGGTCCTGGAGAAGGGGGAGGTGGTGGACTTCTCCTCCCTCAGCTCTTCGGACCGCACCCCCCTCACcagcccctctccctccccctcgccCGACTTCTCCGCCCCCGGGACGCCGGCGTCGCACTCGGCCACGCCCAGCCTGTTGTCGGAGGCGGACCTGATCCCCGACGTCATGCCCCCCCAGGCGCTATTCCACGGTGAGTCCCCACCCCCCGCCTAGTCGCCCCGCCCCATGGCGACGCCCCCTGactcctcctctgattggtcctcagACGACGAGGAactggagggggaggggatgATCGACCCGGGGATGGAGCTCCTCCCCCCGCCGGGCGCCAGCATGGCCACCCGtcagaagctccgccccccgGTGCCGCGTGTCAAACAAGAGGCCGACAGCGAGGACTGCGACGGTCGCCAGGGCGATGACGACCTGGAGGAGCCGCCCCCGGGGGGTGCCGAGCGGAGGCGGGGCCCTCGGCCCGAGCGGGCGGAGTCccgcccccccctcacctccctgAGCCTGTACGAGGAGCGGCGGCTGCTGCGGCGGCTGGACGCCTGTCCGCTGGCGCTCGCCGTCACGCCGCCGGGGCTCCGCCtccacaggaagctgctgctgcgccAGGCCAAGAGACAGCGGGGTCTCCCCCTGCTGGACGTCGACCGTGCCCTCAGCGCCGCCCTCAGCCTGGTGGGGGGGCTCTACGGCCCCCGGGAGGCGGGCCCTCTACCGGGATGCACCGTGGGGCGTGGCTTCACCGGCGGACAGGAGCGCCGCATCCTGGACCGCTTCCAGGTGAGACGCGCGTCCCGGGGGCCCCCAGGTGCCCTCGGGCCACGCCCAC carries:
- the kat14 gene encoding cysteine-rich protein 2-binding protein; protein product: MEGGGEPGGEDEASAWEGLEEGEVEGETLLIVESEDQGSVDLSHDQSGDSLTSDLGEDGEGGGAWACEDMSFYCDCCHKWVLTAHLRGDQPSYLKGDNFFKFVCGDCGEDGKESFERMRLTWQQVVMLAMYNLSLEGTGRQGYFRWKEDICAFIGRHWSFLLGTRKKTSTWWSTVAGCLSVGSPAFFRSGAQEFGEPGWWKLVQNRPPTLRPAADKSTPKTKASRPPLEPTITVGGLRKRRGGNPVESAMQLKEKRSRTQEAKDIRRAQKEAGGEPSPAPTPSKAGGRMAGRRPEPVLEKGEVVDFSSLSSSDRTPLTSPSPSPSPDFSAPGTPASHSATPSLLSEADLIPDVMPPQALFHDDEELEGEGMIDPGMELLPPPGASMATRQKLRPPVPRVKQEADSEDCDGRQGDDDLEEPPPGGAERRRGPRPERAESRPPLTSLSLYEERRLLRRLDACPLALAVTPPGLRLHRKLLLRQAKRQRGLPLLDVDRALSAALSLVGGLYGPREAGPLPGCTVGRGFTGGQERRILDRFQTHEAVLRGPPPHAASFCHRLMGADGGQEQSVRSPYTARLLKPYIRRDYESRPLKLRLLEEIRAHPHRTDPDWVAPSPAPIDYCYVRPAHIPSVNAMCHHSFWPGVDLSECLQYPDFSVVALYRRVVVGFGFMVPDVSFNQAYISFLLVHPEWRGAGIGTFMVYHLIQTCMGKDVTLHVSASNPAMLLYQRFGFRAEEYILDFYDKYYPPDSTECRHAFFLRLRR
- the pet117 gene encoding protein PET117 homolog, mitochondrial; its protein translation is MSAASRVVLGVSVVLSLSTVAGVHLKQSWDRQRLHQGVVRDLERLSRREENLRLLEEQRALTRQLEEERRRQAGLRPHDH